A section of the Humulus lupulus chromosome 2, drHumLupu1.1, whole genome shotgun sequence genome encodes:
- the LOC133819492 gene encoding uncharacterized protein LOC133819492 isoform X1, translating to MAMEEAISRIVQELEDIRHSHPPPPISDSSLSDLKTLLNNDSEPMDRLYDELSSKSLSPSNLVSALASAMDSGSTPLSLSASQVYLSMLLCPNSPVFTLFTPMAFLSLLRSIRRCLKHRPSGQPDPNESNHSSQIAPGRKRKMGPRGRGAKKRGRSTCNEDHEGGESEFGSRVLFSVLKRLEKVMNLIHLDRFPDTLKSLIQTVAEIPVLGIEVCGNLDNYDRLSKFCSQILLEVLRPEHGDQAHSAAEVLKSLSPMILQFKSQARTFALEFVTIRMVDVANHSNGVKKALVNLPKYLVVKAPEKSEPRALAVESIMEIVRILEFENQIGFVEYVMKMAQGKSNLRLLATDLILVLVTSLKDPLCLNSDNEVKDSWGMKCLEALIQRCSDVVAGIRARALSNLSQLVGFLSGDSRSRSVLKEVMGIGSGGEGRVNDLLRTRCTDEKAVVRKAALLLVAKLTCLFGCGFHGALLKTMGMACSDPLVSIRKAALSALSEAYRTSPEESVIREWLHSVPRLITDNESSIQEECENLFLELVLERVCRSGTIDLPPSRDGICSFEEDFELLFPEGVLGLLREICHGEVAPWVKKICTNLGKKNKLKHKIATALQTIIRMSESLWSRYCLPIEKWTAPPGAWFLLSEVSAYVAKAVDWEFLHHHWELLDKDGMGVNIQSPHTLGDIHEDEEDVEANSVAWAGDRVFLLQTISNVSIVLPPEPAADLAHNLFKKLDEFNMHLTEVKAHVKALKTLCKRKASSADESDTLVMKWVNQLLSKASKILEKCISENSEANRNGSFTTPKSGARKSRKAKAMAKSLSKGVTAVYTIGSLIIHCPSADMSTIIPLLHTIITSENPDPKLNKLLGPRVSFRQAAPSLYIQSWLALGKICLADGKLAKRYIPLFMQELEKSDCAALRNNLVVVMADFCIHHTALVDCYITKITKCLRDPCELVRRQTFTLLSRLLQRDYVKWRGVLFLRFLLSLVDESEKIRQLADFLFGNILKGASVQCFLWLSYFKFVEIAFFDPYVHVSAVKAPLIAYNSFIEAIFVLNDCHAHSGHTDSHGSRTESRLFSIRGNDDRSRSKRMHVYVSLLKQMAPEHLLATFAKLCAEILAAASDGALNIDDVTGHSVLQDTFQILACKEIRIQANRGPSSDSAEVEEDGDGSASVAAARGRAITQAVKKGLIQNMIPIFIELKRLLESKNSPLIGSLMECLRVLLKDYKSEIDEILIADKQLQKEIMYDMQKYEAGKTKLTAAEAVANNKKASCSFHSPDPVKVGDGKHVEDNSKLASAMADATAVATARFVLKELNKGIMSPTLTAKSVPKLKSCEKDTTPRVDKPQQVLESLRKRHNFDSDEEN from the exons ATGGCTATGGAGGAAGCCATATCCCGGATAGTGCAAGAGCTCGAAGATATTCGCCATTCACACCCACCACCCCCTATCTCCGATTCCTCTCTCTCTGACCTGAAAACCCTTCTGAACAATGATTCTGAACCCATGGACCGCCTCTACGACGAGCTCTCCTCCAAGTCTCTTTCTCCCTCGAATCTCGTTTCTGCTCTTGCTTCCGCCATGGATTCAGGCTCAACCCCTCTCTCCCTATCGGCTTCTCAGGTCTATCTCTCTATGCTTCTTTGCCCCAATTCACCTGTTTTCACTCTCTTCACCCCAATGGCCTTCCTGTCACTTCTCCGTTCTATTCGTCGTTGTCTCAAGCATCGGCCCTCGGGTCAGCCCGACCCCAATGAATCGAATCATTCCTCTCAAATTGCGCCTGGCCGGAAGAGGAAAATGGGTCCCCGAGGTCGTGGAGCGAAGAAGCGTGGTCGGAGTACTTGCAACGAAGATCATGAGGGTGGAGAGAGTGAGTTTGGTTCTAGGGTTTTGTTTTCTGTGCTTAAAAGGTTGGAAAAAGTTATGAATTTGATACATTTGGATCGATTTCCCGATACTTTGAAGTCTTTGATTCAAACAGTTGCTGAAATTCCAGTACTGGGGATTGAGGTATGCGGTAATTTGGATAACTACGATAGATTGAGCAAATTCTGCTCGCAGATTTTGCTTGAAGTTCTGAGGCCTGAGCACGGTGACCAAGCGCACTCGGCGGCTGAGGTGTTGAAATCATTGTCGCCTATGATTCTTCAGTTTAAATCTCAGGCGAGGACGTTTGCTCTGGAATTTGTAACGATTCGAATGGTGGATGTAGCGAACCATTCCAATGGTGTTAAGAAAGCATTGGTGAATCTTCCCAAGTACTTGGTTGTAAAGGCGCCAGAGAAATCTGAGCCTCGGGCTTTGGCTGTGGAGTCGATAATGGAGATTGTTCGAATCCTGGAATTTGAAAATCAAATTGGGTTTGTGGAGTATGTAATGAAGATGGCCCAAGGAAAGTCTAATTTGAGGCTCTTGGCAACTGACCTCATTCTGGTGCTTGTGACATCATTGAAGGATCCATTGTGTCTGAATTCAGATAATGAAGTAAAGGATTCATGGGGTATGAAATGTTTAGAGGCTTTGATTCAGCGATGTTCGGATGTGGTTGCCGGAATTCGAGCTCGGGCTTTGTCAAATTTGTCTCAGCTCGTGGGATTTTTGTCAGGTGACAGTAGGAGTCGGAGTGTGTTGAAAGAAGTTATGGGGATTGGAAGTGGGGGAGAGGGTCGAGTGAATGACCTTCTGAGAACAAGGTGTACGGATGAGAAAGCAGTGGTAAGAAAGGCTGCACTTCTTCTGGTCGCAAAATTAACATGTCTATTTGGCTGTGGCTTTCATGGAGCCTTGTTAAAGACTATGGGAATGGCTTGTTCAGATCCACTTGTTAGCATACGGAAAGCTGCACTTTCAGCCCTTTCAGAG GCCTATAGAACATCTCCCGAAGAAAGTGTGATTAGAGAGTGGCTACATTCGGTACCTCGCTTGATAACTGATAATGAGTCCAGCATACAAGAAGAATGTGAAAACTTGTTTCTGGAACTGGTACTGGAACGGGTATGTAGATCTGGGACGATTGATTTGCCCCCTAGCAGGGATGGTATCTGCAGTTTTGAAGAGGATTTTGAGTTGTTATTCCCTGAAGGTGTTTTAGGTCTTCTTAGAGAGATTTGCCATGGAGAGGTAGCACCTTGGGTGAAGAAAATATGCACAAACCTTGGCAAAAAGAATAAGTTAAAGCACAAAATTGCTACAGCTCTCCAGACTATCATACGGATGTCTGAGTCTCTTTGGTCAAGATATTGTCTGCCAATAGAGAAGTGGACGGCTCCACCTGGTGCATGGTTTCTTTTGTCTGAGGTGTCAGCATACGTTGCAAAAGCTGTGGACTGGGAGTTCCTCCACCATCACTGGGAGCTCCTTGACAAGGATGGTATGGGAGTAAATATTCAGAGTCCTCATACACTAGGAGATATCCACGAAGATGAAGAGGATGTAGAAGCAAATTCTGTTGCTTGGGCCGGGGATCGTGTTTTTTTATTGCAAACAATTTCCAATGTTTCTATTGTGCTGCCCCCTGAACCCGCTGCAGATTTAGCCCATAATTTGTTTAAAAAACTAGATGAGTTCAATATGCATTTGACAGAG GTTAAAGCTCATGTTAAGGCACTTAAAACACTATGCAAGCGGAAGGCTTCAAGTGCAGATGAGTCTGATACACTCGTTATGAAATGGGTGAACCAACTTCTCTCTAAAGCTTCTAAAATTTTAGAGAAATGCATCTCAGAGAATTCAGAAGCAAACAGAAATGGCAGCTTTACCACACCCAAAAGTGGGGCTAGAAAGAGCAGAAAAGCAAAGGCCATGGCTAAGTCATTGTCAAAAGGAGTTACGGCAGTCTATACGATTGGGTCTTTGATTATTCATTGTCCGAGTGCCGATATGAGCACAATCATTCCACTTTTACATACCATAATCACATCAGAAAATCCTGATCCTAAATTGAACAAGTTACTAGGTCCTAGGGTCTCGTTCCGGCAAGCAGCCCCTTCTTTATATATTCAATCATGGTTGGCTTTGGGGAAGATTTGTCTTGCAGATGGGAAACTTGCAAAAAGATACATTCCTTTGTTTATGCAG GAGCTTGAAAAGAGTGACTGTGCAGCCCTTCGTAATAACCTGGTAGTAGTCATGGCAGATTTTTGCATTCACCATACTGCTTTAGTTGATTG TTATATAACAAAGATCACAAAATGCCTCCGTGATCCATGTGAACTTGTGAGAAGGCAGACATTCACACTGCTTTCAAGACTATTGCAG AGGGACTACGTGAAGTGGAGAGGAGTTCTGTTCTTAAGATTTCTTCTCTCGCTTGTTGATGAGTCAGAAAAGATAAGGCAACTTGCTGATTTCCTATTTGGGAATATTTTGAAAGGTGCATCTGTACAATGCTTTCTCTGGTTGTCATATTTTAAGTTTGTGGAAATTGCTTTCTTTGATCCTTATGTGCATGTTTCTGCAGTCAAGGCACCCCTTATAGCTTACAATAGTTTCATAGAAGCCATCTTTGTTTTGAATGACTGCCATGCTCACAGTGGACATACTGATTCTCATGGCTCTCGAACTGAAAGCCGACTTTTTTCAATCAG AGGTAATGATGACAGATCAAGGTCTAAAAGAATGCATGTCTATGTTTCTTTGCTTAAACAAATGGCTCCAGAGCACCTCTTGGCGACTTTTGCAAAGCTATGTGCAGAGATTCTTGCTGCAGCATCTGATGGTGCTTTAAATATAGATGATGTCACTGGACACTCAGTTCTGCAG GACACTTTCCAAATTCTAGCTTGCAAAGAAATCCGAATACAGGCAAACCGTGGACCATCATCTGATTCTGCAGAGGTCGAAGAAGATGGAGACGGTTCAGCATCTGTGGCTGCAGCTAGAGGAAGGGCCATAACACAAGCAGTCAAAAAGGGCCTCATCCAGAACATGATTCCTATCTTCATAGAGTTGAAGAGGCTTTTGGAAAGCAAAAACAGTCCCCTTATAGGCTCGCTCATGGAATGCCTCCGTGTTCTTCTCAAGGATTACAAAAGTGAGATTGATGAAATATTGATTGCCGATAAGCAACTTCAGAAAGAGATCATGTATGATATGCAAAAGTATGAAGCAGGGAAGACCAAGTTAACAGCTGCTGAGGCTGTTGCCAACAATAAAAAAGCAAGTTGTAGCTTTCATTCACCTGATCCTGTTAAAGTTGGAGATGGTAAACATGTTGAAGATAATTCAAAGCTTGCATCAGCAATGGCAGATGCAACAGCTGTCGCCACAGCTCGGTTTGTGCTCAAGGAACTGAACAAAGGAATAATGTCACCTACTTTAACTGCTAAAAGTGTGCCTAAACTCAAGTCTtgtgagaaagataccactcctCGAGTAGATAAACCTCAACAAGTATTGGAATCTTTGAGGAAAAGACACAACTTTGATTCTGATGAAGAGAACTGA
- the LOC133819492 gene encoding uncharacterized protein LOC133819492 isoform X2 — MAMEEAISRIVQELEDIRHSHPPPPISDSSLSDLKTLLNNDSEPMDRLYDELSSKSLSPSNLVSALASAMDSGSTPLSLSASQVYLSMLLCPNSPVFTLFTPMAFLSLLRSIRRCLKHRPSGQPDPNESNHSSQIAPGRKRKMGPRGRGAKKRGRSTCNEDHEGGESEFGSRVLFSVLKRLEKVMNLIHLDRFPDTLKSLIQTVAEIPVLGIEVCGNLDNYDRLSKFCSQILLEVLRPEHGDQAHSAAEVLKSLSPMILQFKSQARTFALEFVTIRMVDVANHSNGVKKALVNLPKYLVVKAPEKSEPRALAVESIMEIVRILEFENQIGFVEYVMKMAQGKSNLRLLATDLILVLVTSLKDPLCLNSDNEVKDSWGMKCLEALIQRCSDVVAGIRARALSNLSQLVGFLSGDSRSRSVLKEVMGIGSGGEGRVNDLLRTRCTDEKAVVRKAALLLVAKLTCLFGCGFHGALLKTMGMACSDPLVSIRKAALSALSEAYRTSPEESVIREWLHSVPRLITDNESSIQEECENLFLELVLERVCRSGTIDLPPSRDGICSFEEDFELLFPEGVLGLLREICHGEVAPWVKKICTNLGKKNKLKHKIATALQTIIRMSESLWSRYCLPIEKWTAPPGAWFLLSEVSAYVAKAVDWEFLHHHWELLDKDGMGVNIQSPHTLGDIHEDEEDVEANSVAWAGDRVFLLQTISNVSIVLPPEPAADLAHNLFKKLDEFNMHLTEVKAHVKALKTLCKRKASSADESDTLVMKWVNQLLSKASKILEKCISENSEANRNGSFTTPKSGARKSRKAKAMAKSLSKGVTAVYTIGSLIIHCPSADMSTIIPLLHTIITSENPDPKLNKLLGPRVSFRQAAPSLYIQSWLALGKICLADGKLAKRYIPLFMQELEKSDCAALRNNLVVVMADFCIHHTALVDCYITKITKCLRDPCELVRRQTFTLLSRLLQRDYVKWRGVLFLRFLLSLVDESEKIRQLADFLFGNILKVKAPLIAYNSFIEAIFVLNDCHAHSGHTDSHGSRTESRLFSIRGNDDRSRSKRMHVYVSLLKQMAPEHLLATFAKLCAEILAAASDGALNIDDVTGHSVLQDTFQILACKEIRIQANRGPSSDSAEVEEDGDGSASVAAARGRAITQAVKKGLIQNMIPIFIELKRLLESKNSPLIGSLMECLRVLLKDYKSEIDEILIADKQLQKEIMYDMQKYEAGKTKLTAAEAVANNKKASCSFHSPDPVKVGDGKHVEDNSKLASAMADATAVATARFVLKELNKGIMSPTLTAKSVPKLKSCEKDTTPRVDKPQQVLESLRKRHNFDSDEEN, encoded by the exons ATGGCTATGGAGGAAGCCATATCCCGGATAGTGCAAGAGCTCGAAGATATTCGCCATTCACACCCACCACCCCCTATCTCCGATTCCTCTCTCTCTGACCTGAAAACCCTTCTGAACAATGATTCTGAACCCATGGACCGCCTCTACGACGAGCTCTCCTCCAAGTCTCTTTCTCCCTCGAATCTCGTTTCTGCTCTTGCTTCCGCCATGGATTCAGGCTCAACCCCTCTCTCCCTATCGGCTTCTCAGGTCTATCTCTCTATGCTTCTTTGCCCCAATTCACCTGTTTTCACTCTCTTCACCCCAATGGCCTTCCTGTCACTTCTCCGTTCTATTCGTCGTTGTCTCAAGCATCGGCCCTCGGGTCAGCCCGACCCCAATGAATCGAATCATTCCTCTCAAATTGCGCCTGGCCGGAAGAGGAAAATGGGTCCCCGAGGTCGTGGAGCGAAGAAGCGTGGTCGGAGTACTTGCAACGAAGATCATGAGGGTGGAGAGAGTGAGTTTGGTTCTAGGGTTTTGTTTTCTGTGCTTAAAAGGTTGGAAAAAGTTATGAATTTGATACATTTGGATCGATTTCCCGATACTTTGAAGTCTTTGATTCAAACAGTTGCTGAAATTCCAGTACTGGGGATTGAGGTATGCGGTAATTTGGATAACTACGATAGATTGAGCAAATTCTGCTCGCAGATTTTGCTTGAAGTTCTGAGGCCTGAGCACGGTGACCAAGCGCACTCGGCGGCTGAGGTGTTGAAATCATTGTCGCCTATGATTCTTCAGTTTAAATCTCAGGCGAGGACGTTTGCTCTGGAATTTGTAACGATTCGAATGGTGGATGTAGCGAACCATTCCAATGGTGTTAAGAAAGCATTGGTGAATCTTCCCAAGTACTTGGTTGTAAAGGCGCCAGAGAAATCTGAGCCTCGGGCTTTGGCTGTGGAGTCGATAATGGAGATTGTTCGAATCCTGGAATTTGAAAATCAAATTGGGTTTGTGGAGTATGTAATGAAGATGGCCCAAGGAAAGTCTAATTTGAGGCTCTTGGCAACTGACCTCATTCTGGTGCTTGTGACATCATTGAAGGATCCATTGTGTCTGAATTCAGATAATGAAGTAAAGGATTCATGGGGTATGAAATGTTTAGAGGCTTTGATTCAGCGATGTTCGGATGTGGTTGCCGGAATTCGAGCTCGGGCTTTGTCAAATTTGTCTCAGCTCGTGGGATTTTTGTCAGGTGACAGTAGGAGTCGGAGTGTGTTGAAAGAAGTTATGGGGATTGGAAGTGGGGGAGAGGGTCGAGTGAATGACCTTCTGAGAACAAGGTGTACGGATGAGAAAGCAGTGGTAAGAAAGGCTGCACTTCTTCTGGTCGCAAAATTAACATGTCTATTTGGCTGTGGCTTTCATGGAGCCTTGTTAAAGACTATGGGAATGGCTTGTTCAGATCCACTTGTTAGCATACGGAAAGCTGCACTTTCAGCCCTTTCAGAG GCCTATAGAACATCTCCCGAAGAAAGTGTGATTAGAGAGTGGCTACATTCGGTACCTCGCTTGATAACTGATAATGAGTCCAGCATACAAGAAGAATGTGAAAACTTGTTTCTGGAACTGGTACTGGAACGGGTATGTAGATCTGGGACGATTGATTTGCCCCCTAGCAGGGATGGTATCTGCAGTTTTGAAGAGGATTTTGAGTTGTTATTCCCTGAAGGTGTTTTAGGTCTTCTTAGAGAGATTTGCCATGGAGAGGTAGCACCTTGGGTGAAGAAAATATGCACAAACCTTGGCAAAAAGAATAAGTTAAAGCACAAAATTGCTACAGCTCTCCAGACTATCATACGGATGTCTGAGTCTCTTTGGTCAAGATATTGTCTGCCAATAGAGAAGTGGACGGCTCCACCTGGTGCATGGTTTCTTTTGTCTGAGGTGTCAGCATACGTTGCAAAAGCTGTGGACTGGGAGTTCCTCCACCATCACTGGGAGCTCCTTGACAAGGATGGTATGGGAGTAAATATTCAGAGTCCTCATACACTAGGAGATATCCACGAAGATGAAGAGGATGTAGAAGCAAATTCTGTTGCTTGGGCCGGGGATCGTGTTTTTTTATTGCAAACAATTTCCAATGTTTCTATTGTGCTGCCCCCTGAACCCGCTGCAGATTTAGCCCATAATTTGTTTAAAAAACTAGATGAGTTCAATATGCATTTGACAGAG GTTAAAGCTCATGTTAAGGCACTTAAAACACTATGCAAGCGGAAGGCTTCAAGTGCAGATGAGTCTGATACACTCGTTATGAAATGGGTGAACCAACTTCTCTCTAAAGCTTCTAAAATTTTAGAGAAATGCATCTCAGAGAATTCAGAAGCAAACAGAAATGGCAGCTTTACCACACCCAAAAGTGGGGCTAGAAAGAGCAGAAAAGCAAAGGCCATGGCTAAGTCATTGTCAAAAGGAGTTACGGCAGTCTATACGATTGGGTCTTTGATTATTCATTGTCCGAGTGCCGATATGAGCACAATCATTCCACTTTTACATACCATAATCACATCAGAAAATCCTGATCCTAAATTGAACAAGTTACTAGGTCCTAGGGTCTCGTTCCGGCAAGCAGCCCCTTCTTTATATATTCAATCATGGTTGGCTTTGGGGAAGATTTGTCTTGCAGATGGGAAACTTGCAAAAAGATACATTCCTTTGTTTATGCAG GAGCTTGAAAAGAGTGACTGTGCAGCCCTTCGTAATAACCTGGTAGTAGTCATGGCAGATTTTTGCATTCACCATACTGCTTTAGTTGATTG TTATATAACAAAGATCACAAAATGCCTCCGTGATCCATGTGAACTTGTGAGAAGGCAGACATTCACACTGCTTTCAAGACTATTGCAG AGGGACTACGTGAAGTGGAGAGGAGTTCTGTTCTTAAGATTTCTTCTCTCGCTTGTTGATGAGTCAGAAAAGATAAGGCAACTTGCTGATTTCCTATTTGGGAATATTTTGAAAG TCAAGGCACCCCTTATAGCTTACAATAGTTTCATAGAAGCCATCTTTGTTTTGAATGACTGCCATGCTCACAGTGGACATACTGATTCTCATGGCTCTCGAACTGAAAGCCGACTTTTTTCAATCAG AGGTAATGATGACAGATCAAGGTCTAAAAGAATGCATGTCTATGTTTCTTTGCTTAAACAAATGGCTCCAGAGCACCTCTTGGCGACTTTTGCAAAGCTATGTGCAGAGATTCTTGCTGCAGCATCTGATGGTGCTTTAAATATAGATGATGTCACTGGACACTCAGTTCTGCAG GACACTTTCCAAATTCTAGCTTGCAAAGAAATCCGAATACAGGCAAACCGTGGACCATCATCTGATTCTGCAGAGGTCGAAGAAGATGGAGACGGTTCAGCATCTGTGGCTGCAGCTAGAGGAAGGGCCATAACACAAGCAGTCAAAAAGGGCCTCATCCAGAACATGATTCCTATCTTCATAGAGTTGAAGAGGCTTTTGGAAAGCAAAAACAGTCCCCTTATAGGCTCGCTCATGGAATGCCTCCGTGTTCTTCTCAAGGATTACAAAAGTGAGATTGATGAAATATTGATTGCCGATAAGCAACTTCAGAAAGAGATCATGTATGATATGCAAAAGTATGAAGCAGGGAAGACCAAGTTAACAGCTGCTGAGGCTGTTGCCAACAATAAAAAAGCAAGTTGTAGCTTTCATTCACCTGATCCTGTTAAAGTTGGAGATGGTAAACATGTTGAAGATAATTCAAAGCTTGCATCAGCAATGGCAGATGCAACAGCTGTCGCCACAGCTCGGTTTGTGCTCAAGGAACTGAACAAAGGAATAATGTCACCTACTTTAACTGCTAAAAGTGTGCCTAAACTCAAGTCTtgtgagaaagataccactcctCGAGTAGATAAACCTCAACAAGTATTGGAATCTTTGAGGAAAAGACACAACTTTGATTCTGATGAAGAGAACTGA